From one Streptomyces sp. NBC_01478 genomic stretch:
- a CDS encoding SDR family NAD(P)-dependent oxidoreductase, which produces MISRDYLSELFSLDGRVAVVTGGSSGIGRAAAGALARAGAAVVVVARKEPELAAAVDELTAEGCRAAWVRGDLGTRDGVRSAAEAAAEVFGEPDILVNSAGINLRPPMGELSEEVWDTTMALNLEAPYLLGQRFGPGMAERGFGRIIHITSQQAHRAFVQSGAYGVSKGALESLARSQAEAWSPHGVTCNTLVPGFVLTPLNERLSSDPEKVAALAARTMVGRNGLAEDFAGSVVFLASRSSAYVTGQSVFVDGGFSVH; this is translated from the coding sequence ATGATCTCTCGCGACTATCTCTCCGAACTGTTCTCGCTGGACGGCCGGGTCGCCGTCGTGACGGGCGGCAGCTCCGGCATCGGCCGGGCCGCTGCCGGGGCTCTCGCCCGGGCGGGGGCCGCAGTGGTCGTAGTGGCGCGGAAGGAGCCGGAACTGGCCGCCGCGGTCGACGAGTTGACGGCGGAGGGCTGCCGGGCGGCCTGGGTGCGCGGCGACCTGGGGACCCGGGACGGGGTGCGGTCGGCGGCGGAGGCCGCGGCCGAGGTGTTCGGGGAGCCGGACATTCTCGTGAACAGCGCCGGCATCAACTTGCGCCCGCCGATGGGCGAGTTGAGCGAGGAGGTGTGGGACACCACGATGGCGCTGAACCTGGAGGCGCCCTATCTCCTGGGCCAACGCTTCGGCCCCGGCATGGCCGAACGGGGCTTCGGCCGGATCATCCACATCACCTCCCAGCAGGCACACCGGGCGTTCGTGCAGAGCGGCGCCTACGGCGTGTCCAAGGGCGCGTTGGAGTCACTGGCCCGCTCGCAGGCCGAGGCGTGGTCGCCGCACGGCGTCACCTGCAACACCCTGGTCCCGGGTTTCGTGCTGACACCGCTCAACGAACGGCTGTCGTCCGACCCGGAGAAGGTGGCGGCCCTGGCCGCGCGCACCATGGTCGGTCGCAACGGCCTCGCCGAGGACTTCGCGGGCTCGGTGGTGTTCCTGGCGAGCCGCAGCTCCGCCTATGTCACCGGCCAGTCGGTCTTCGTGGACGGCGGATTCTCCGTGCACTAG
- a CDS encoding GlxA family transcriptional regulator: protein MSTVRLRRVAVLVFEGAKPLDVGIPAQVFTTRASMPYEVRLCGAAPGLVTGGDGLSYHVADGLDALTWADIVFLPGYRFPDREDPPQAVLDALIAAHHRGARLAAISTGAFALAATGLLDGRRATTHWHYTRALAAKYPLVNVDENVLFVDEGSVLTSAGAASGIDLCLHILRGDLGVAASNHAARRLVAAPYRSGGQAQYVPRSVPEPLGERFAATREWALHRLGEPLTLDTLARQAAVSPRTFSRRFVDETGYTPMQWVMRARIDMARELLERSERGVEQIAVDVGLGTGANLRLHFHRLLGTTPSEYRRTFAQGE from the coding sequence GTGTCCACCGTCCGTCTGCGTCGCGTCGCCGTCCTCGTGTTCGAAGGCGCCAAGCCGCTCGACGTCGGAATCCCCGCGCAGGTGTTCACGACACGGGCGAGCATGCCGTACGAGGTGCGGCTGTGCGGTGCGGCGCCGGGGCTGGTGACCGGGGGCGACGGGCTGTCGTACCACGTCGCCGACGGTCTCGACGCGCTGACCTGGGCCGACATCGTGTTCCTGCCCGGCTATCGGTTCCCGGACCGGGAGGACCCGCCGCAGGCCGTCCTCGATGCGCTGATCGCCGCGCACCACCGGGGCGCGCGGCTCGCCGCGATCTCGACCGGCGCCTTCGCGCTCGCCGCCACGGGGCTGCTCGACGGCCGGCGCGCCACGACGCACTGGCACTACACGCGGGCGCTCGCGGCGAAGTACCCGCTCGTCAACGTTGACGAGAACGTCCTGTTCGTCGACGAGGGCAGCGTGCTGACCTCGGCGGGCGCCGCCTCCGGTATCGACCTGTGCCTGCACATCCTGCGCGGCGACCTCGGAGTGGCCGCGTCCAACCACGCGGCCCGGCGCCTGGTCGCGGCCCCCTACCGCAGCGGCGGTCAGGCGCAGTACGTGCCGCGCAGCGTGCCCGAGCCGCTCGGTGAACGGTTCGCCGCCACGCGGGAGTGGGCGCTGCACCGGCTCGGCGAGCCCCTCACCCTGGACACACTGGCCCGGCAGGCCGCCGTCTCACCGCGCACGTTCTCGCGCCGCTTCGTCGACGAGACCGGCTACACCCCGATGCAGTGGGTCATGCGCGCCCGCATCGACATGGCCCGCGAGCTCCTCGAACGGTCCGAGCGCGGTGTCGAGCAGATCGCCGTCGACGTCGGTCTCGGCACCGGCGCGAATCTCCGGCTCCACTTCCACCGCCTCCTCGGCACGACGCCGAGCGAGTACCGGCGCACCTTCGCCCAGGGCGAGTAG
- the gap gene encoding type I glyceraldehyde-3-phosphate dehydrogenase: protein MTRIAINGFGRIGRNVLRALLERDSDLEVVAVNDLTEPATLARLLAFDTTSGRLGRPVTVDGDTLVVDGRRIKVLAEREPADLPWTALEVDLVLEATGRFTSAKAARAHLDAGARKVLVSAPSDGADVTLAFGVNNDAYDPATHTIVSNASCTTNALAPLAAVLDELAGIEHGFMTTVHAYTQEQNLQDGPHRDPRRARAAAVNIVPTTTGAAKAIGHVLPNLDGKLSGDSIRVPVPVGSIVELNTTVSRDVTREDVLAAYRTAAEGPLAGVLEYSEDALVSSDITGNPASSIFDSALTRVDGRHVKVVAWYDNEWGFSNRVIDTLELLAAG, encoded by the coding sequence ATGACTCGCATTGCCATCAACGGATTCGGCCGCATCGGACGCAATGTGCTGCGCGCCCTGCTCGAACGCGACAGCGACCTCGAGGTCGTCGCCGTCAACGACCTGACGGAGCCCGCCACCCTGGCGCGCCTGCTCGCCTTCGACACGACGTCCGGCCGGCTGGGCCGCCCCGTGACCGTCGACGGGGACACCCTTGTCGTGGACGGCCGGCGCATCAAGGTGCTCGCCGAGCGCGAACCGGCCGACCTGCCCTGGACCGCGCTGGAGGTCGACCTCGTCCTTGAGGCCACGGGCCGTTTCACCTCCGCCAAGGCCGCCCGCGCCCACCTCGACGCGGGCGCCCGGAAGGTACTCGTCAGCGCGCCCTCGGACGGCGCCGACGTCACGCTCGCGTTCGGGGTCAACAACGACGCCTACGACCCGGCCACGCACACGATCGTCTCGAACGCCTCCTGCACGACCAACGCGCTGGCACCGCTCGCCGCGGTGCTCGACGAACTCGCCGGTATCGAGCACGGCTTCATGACCACGGTGCACGCCTACACGCAGGAGCAGAACCTCCAGGACGGCCCGCACCGCGATCCCCGTCGCGCCCGTGCCGCCGCCGTCAACATCGTGCCGACCACGACGGGCGCCGCCAAGGCGATCGGTCATGTTCTGCCGAACCTCGACGGCAAGCTGTCGGGCGACTCGATCCGCGTGCCCGTACCGGTGGGCTCGATCGTCGAACTCAACACCACCGTCTCCCGCGACGTGACCCGCGAGGACGTGCTGGCGGCCTACCGCACGGCGGCCGAGGGCCCCCTCGCGGGAGTCCTCGAATACTCCGAGGACGCGCTCGTCTCCTCCGACATCACCGGCAACCCGGCCTCGTCGATCTTCGACTCCGCCCTCACCCGCGTCGACGGCCGCCATGTGAAGGTCGTCGCCTGGTACGACAACGAGTGGGGCTTCTCCAACCGGGTGATCGACACACTCGAACTCCTCGCCGCGGGCTGA
- a CDS encoding CbtA family protein: MEKKLILRGILAGAVAGLLAFVFARIFAEPQIAKAIDYESGRDAAQNALDKAAGLPVEGHEHELFSRTIQANVGIGAGMILFGMAMGALFAVAYAVCLGRTGGLRARNLALLVAGGGFLGMYLVPFLKYPANPPAIGHEETIQQRSALYLIMIVCSVAFLAGAVYLGKRLQARFGNWNATLLAGAAFAVAIGIVMLLLPQLGHLSYNKANFGNQATETPLPLKDSKGTIVYPGFPADVLFNFRFYSVAAQLILWTALGLIFAPLAERLLNPTRPDAPAPSQEPDPVPA; encoded by the coding sequence ATGGAAAAGAAGCTCATACTGCGCGGCATACTCGCCGGCGCAGTCGCGGGCCTGCTCGCGTTCGTGTTCGCGCGGATCTTCGCCGAACCACAGATCGCCAAGGCCATCGACTACGAGAGCGGCCGTGACGCCGCCCAGAACGCCCTGGACAAGGCGGCCGGCCTGCCCGTCGAGGGCCACGAACATGAACTCTTCAGCCGCACCATCCAGGCCAACGTCGGCATCGGCGCCGGCATGATCCTCTTCGGCATGGCGATGGGCGCCCTGTTCGCCGTCGCCTACGCCGTCTGCCTGGGCCGCACCGGCGGTCTGCGGGCACGCAACCTGGCGCTCCTCGTCGCGGGTGGCGGCTTCCTCGGCATGTACCTGGTGCCCTTCCTGAAATACCCGGCCAACCCGCCCGCGATCGGCCACGAAGAGACCATCCAGCAGCGCAGCGCGCTGTACCTGATCATGATCGTGTGCTCCGTCGCCTTCCTCGCGGGAGCCGTCTACCTCGGCAAGCGGCTCCAGGCACGCTTCGGCAACTGGAACGCCACGCTCCTCGCCGGCGCCGCGTTCGCCGTCGCGATCGGGATCGTCATGCTGCTCCTGCCGCAGCTCGGCCATCTCTCGTACAACAAGGCCAACTTCGGCAACCAGGCCACCGAGACACCGCTGCCGCTGAAGGACTCCAAGGGCACCATCGTCTACCCGGGCTTCCCGGCCGACGTGCTGTTCAACTTCCGCTTCTACTCCGTCGCGGCCCAGCTCATCCTCTGGACGGCCCTCGGCCTGATCTTCGCGCCCCTCGCCGAACGCCTCCTCAACCCCACGCGCCCGGACGCCCCCGCACCCTCCCAGGAGCCGGACCCCGTCCCGGCGTGA
- a CDS encoding ABC transporter substrate-binding protein: MPVIRTAPVPLRRRTAALLVAPALLLTACGGSDGDSADGETEKSAAGFPLTLTDCGHKVTLKAAPERVVSLNQGTTEILLSLGLADRIAGTATWTDPVLKGLEKANATVPRLADNAPSFEKVLDAEPDFVTASFVSTLGKGGVATREQFEKLGVPTYVSPADCAGKDNGSGGDGSRSTPLTLDTVYGEIRDLSRAMGVEARGDKLVARLKERVRKATAGLDASGTSLMYWFANSQSPYLAGCCGAPGAITRAVGAENAFSDTHDEWPQINWETVADRDPDVIVLGDLTRKSQTAETAEAKIHFLETNAATRNLTAVRKKRYILLSGQAMNPSIRTVEGIEQVAAGLRDFGLAK, translated from the coding sequence ATGCCCGTGATCCGTACCGCCCCCGTCCCCCTGCGCCGCCGTACCGCGGCACTCCTCGTCGCACCCGCCCTGCTGCTCACCGCGTGCGGCGGGTCCGACGGCGACAGTGCCGACGGCGAGACCGAGAAGTCCGCCGCGGGCTTCCCGCTCACCCTCACCGACTGCGGGCACAAGGTCACATTGAAGGCGGCCCCCGAGCGGGTCGTCTCCCTCAACCAGGGCACCACCGAGATCCTGCTCTCCCTCGGCCTCGCCGACCGCATCGCCGGTACGGCGACCTGGACCGATCCGGTACTCAAGGGTCTGGAGAAGGCGAACGCGACCGTGCCGCGCCTCGCCGACAACGCCCCCTCCTTCGAGAAAGTCCTCGACGCCGAACCCGACTTCGTCACCGCCTCGTTCGTCTCGACGCTCGGCAAGGGTGGCGTCGCGACCCGCGAACAGTTCGAGAAACTGGGCGTGCCGACGTACGTCTCGCCGGCCGACTGCGCGGGCAAGGACAACGGCAGCGGCGGCGACGGTTCGCGCAGTACACCGCTCACGCTCGACACCGTCTACGGCGAGATACGCGACCTGTCGCGTGCGATGGGCGTCGAGGCGCGCGGCGACAAGCTCGTGGCCCGACTGAAGGAGCGGGTGCGTAAGGCCACCGCCGGTCTCGACGCCTCCGGCACCTCCCTCATGTACTGGTTCGCCAACTCCCAGTCGCCCTACCTGGCCGGCTGCTGCGGTGCCCCCGGCGCCATCACCCGTGCCGTCGGCGCCGAGAACGCCTTCTCCGACACCCACGACGAGTGGCCCCAGATCAACTGGGAGACCGTCGCCGACCGCGACCCCGACGTCATCGTCCTCGGTGATCTGACCCGCAAGTCACAGACCGCCGAGACCGCCGAGGCGAAGATCCACTTCCTGGAGACCAACGCGGCCACCCGCAACCTCACCGCGGTCAGGAAGAAGCGGTACATCCTGCTCAGCGGTCAGGCGATGAACCCGTCCATCCGTACCGTCGAAGGGATCGAGCAGGTCGCCGCCGGCCTGCGCGACTTCGGACTCGCCAAGTGA
- a CDS encoding DUF427 domain-containing protein: MSTFPTARDVRTTPEGLLWEPSPRWVRGRKGDTTVVDSRHPVLVWEPDVPVPTYAFPHDEVREDLLRPAKNPPTGTHTGSRIFYDLEVTGESVANAAWTYPANDLSGHIAFEWFRRVGRGLDHWYEEEEEIFIHPRDPHKRVDAIPSSRHVRVEIDGTVVADTNRPVLLFETGLPTRYYIPREDVRLDLFEATDHSTGCPYKGTAAYWSWQGEAGVPGVPPNIVWSYPEPLPAVGAVKDLLAFYNEAVDIVVDGETLERPVTPFTETLAEQSPT, from the coding sequence ATGAGCACCTTCCCCACCGCACGAGACGTCAGGACCACCCCCGAAGGACTCCTGTGGGAGCCGAGCCCACGCTGGGTACGCGGCCGCAAGGGCGACACCACCGTCGTGGACAGCAGGCACCCCGTCCTCGTATGGGAACCGGACGTACCCGTACCGACGTACGCCTTCCCGCACGACGAGGTCCGCGAGGACCTGCTCCGCCCGGCGAAGAACCCCCCGACCGGCACACACACCGGATCACGGATCTTCTACGACCTCGAGGTCACCGGCGAGTCGGTGGCGAACGCGGCCTGGACCTACCCGGCTAACGACCTGTCCGGGCACATCGCCTTCGAGTGGTTCCGGCGGGTCGGCCGGGGCCTGGACCACTGGTACGAGGAGGAGGAAGAGATCTTCATCCACCCCCGCGACCCGCACAAACGAGTCGATGCCATCCCCAGCAGCCGTCATGTCCGGGTCGAGATCGACGGCACGGTCGTCGCCGACACCAACCGCCCGGTCCTGCTCTTCGAGACCGGTCTGCCGACCCGGTACTACATCCCGCGCGAGGACGTCCGCCTGGACCTGTTCGAGGCGACCGACCACAGCACCGGGTGCCCCTACAAGGGCACCGCCGCGTACTGGTCGTGGCAGGGCGAGGCCGGCGTTCCCGGTGTTCCGCCGAACATCGTCTGGAGCTACCCGGAGCCGCTGCCCGCGGTCGGCGCCGTGAAGGATCTCCTCGCCTTCTACAACGAGGCGGTCGACATCGTCGTGGACGGCGAGACCCTGGAGCGCCCGGTCACGCCGTTCACCGAGACGCTGGCGGAGCAGTCGCCGACGTGA
- a CDS encoding toxin Doc, whose protein sequence is MHLYIDVSWLLDVQEAALGHEDMSISDYSALVAAVSRHKTKLPTLAAADPDAAWRAAALMHTIVRLEPLPHRNSLYAAFVAAQYMGQSGEGIDPPYGALSDLVRKIRDTRVGVLAVADQLRSWKV, encoded by the coding sequence ATGCACCTGTACATCGACGTCTCCTGGCTGCTCGACGTCCAGGAAGCCGCCCTCGGCCACGAGGACATGTCGATCTCCGACTACTCCGCGCTCGTGGCCGCCGTGTCCCGGCACAAGACCAAGCTGCCGACACTCGCCGCGGCCGACCCGGACGCCGCCTGGCGGGCCGCCGCGCTGATGCACACCATCGTGCGCCTGGAACCGCTGCCGCACCGCAACAGCCTGTACGCCGCGTTCGTCGCCGCCCAGTACATGGGCCAGTCCGGCGAAGGCATCGACCCGCCCTACGGCGCCCTCTCCGACCTCGTCCGCAAGATCCGCGACACCCGTGTCGGCGTCCTCGCCGTCGCCGACCAGTTGCGGTCCTGGAAGGTCTGA
- a CDS encoding SAM-dependent methyltransferase, with protein MDTGRPQSARMYDYFLGGKDNYPVDWGDRPQCSGDLRGLSHATGDFDPETWERVVEAYRKGGTPAQVRSRAEFTSFFEGLELVSPGMELAAHWHPEPGAQRAETDRIPLYVGVARKP; from the coding sequence ATGGACACCGGCAGACCCCAGTCGGCCCGCATGTACGACTACTTCCTCGGCGGCAAGGACAACTACCCCGTCGACTGGGGCGATCGACCCCAGTGCTCGGGTGATCTACGCGGACTTTCGCACGCGACCGGAGACTTCGATCCGGAGACATGGGAGCGCGTCGTCGAGGCCTACCGGAAGGGCGGTACACCCGCCCAAGTACGGTCACGCGCCGAATTCACCAGTTTCTTCGAGGGACTTGAGCTCGTCTCACCTGGCATGGAACTCGCGGCGCATTGGCACCCTGAGCCCGGCGCACAACGCGCCGAGACCGACCGGATCCCGTTGTACGTCGGAGTCGCCCGCAAACCGTGA
- a CDS encoding CbtB domain-containing protein — protein MSSSISTPRPVSTPVVLPVSKSIVWLVGTALIALAVYYFIGVDQGAVSVFGNDMHVHEFVHDARHFLGFPCH, from the coding sequence TTGAGCAGCAGCATTTCCACACCCCGTCCGGTGTCCACGCCGGTTGTCCTGCCGGTCTCGAAGTCGATCGTCTGGCTGGTCGGCACCGCGCTGATCGCGCTGGCCGTCTACTACTTCATCGGTGTCGACCAGGGCGCCGTGTCGGTGTTCGGCAACGACATGCACGTCCACGAGTTCGTCCACGACGCCCGCCACTTCCTCGGCTTCCCCTGCCACTGA
- a CDS encoding ABC transporter ATP-binding protein, whose product MSIPADGDMSAVGPDSGLHADRVARRTDGRLIVDGVTLVPRPGETVGLLGPNGSGKSTLLRLLAGVLPASAGVVTLDGRPLSEVGRRATARHIAGVEQHTHTQTELTVREVVALGRIPHRRAWSPASAADARAVTEALERTGLTDRAAQSWHTLSGGERQRAQIARALAQEPRELLLDEPTNHLDIQHQLDLLDLVADLPVTTVIALHDLNLAAMYCDRLLVLNAGRTVAEGTPTEVLTPALIKDVYGVHAEVGHGPGHPVIRFLRRGSGVA is encoded by the coding sequence ATGAGCATCCCGGCGGACGGAGACATGAGCGCCGTCGGTCCGGACAGTGGCCTCCATGCCGACCGTGTCGCCCGCCGCACCGACGGCCGGCTCATCGTCGACGGCGTCACCCTCGTCCCGCGACCCGGCGAGACCGTCGGCCTCCTCGGCCCCAACGGGTCCGGAAAATCAACGCTGTTGCGTCTGCTCGCCGGGGTCCTTCCCGCCTCCGCCGGCGTCGTGACGCTGGACGGGCGGCCGTTGTCCGAGGTCGGGCGCCGGGCGACCGCCCGCCATATCGCCGGCGTCGAGCAACACACCCACACCCAGACCGAGTTGACCGTCCGCGAGGTCGTCGCCCTCGGCCGCATCCCGCACCGCCGTGCCTGGTCACCGGCGTCGGCCGCCGACGCCCGCGCCGTCACCGAGGCGCTGGAACGCACCGGGCTGACCGACCGTGCGGCCCAGTCCTGGCACACCCTCTCCGGCGGTGAACGCCAACGCGCCCAGATCGCCCGCGCGTTGGCCCAGGAACCCCGCGAACTCCTCCTCGACGAACCGACCAACCACCTCGACATCCAGCACCAGTTGGACCTGCTCGACTTGGTCGCCGACCTCCCGGTCACCACCGTGATCGCCCTGCACGACCTCAACCTCGCCGCGATGTACTGCGACCGCCTGCTCGTCCTGAACGCCGGCCGCACGGTGGCCGAGGGCACCCCGACCGAGGTCCTTACCCCGGCCCTCATCAAGGACGTCTACGGAGTCCATGCCGAGGTCGGTCATGGACCCGGGCATCCCGTGATCCGCTTCCTGCGGCGGGGGAGTGGGGTGGCGTAG
- a CDS encoding FecCD family ABC transporter permease produces MTLRTLLLTGGGLAALVISVAFAVTIGPADISTADVWMSVASHLGGGHSTLAPLRDGIVWDLRMPRTLLAAVCGAGLALCGAVMQSLLRNPLADPFVLGVSSGASTGAVAVVVLGAGGGAVSLSAGAFVGALLSFGLVMLLSHSLGASMDRVVLSGVAAMQLFSALTSFTVLTSADAETTKGVLFWLLGSLSGADWGQVVLCAGALAAVLVVCLGHATTLDAFAFGEEAAAGLGVNVARARLILLCATALLTAVLVSCAGAIGFVGLVLPHVTRALTGSGHVRLLPVTALTGAVFLVWVDTLARTVVDPQEVPVGVVTSLIGVPAFVVVLHRGRRKT; encoded by the coding sequence GTGACCCTCCGGACCCTGCTGTTGACGGGCGGCGGGCTCGCGGCGCTGGTGATCTCCGTGGCCTTCGCCGTGACCATCGGACCCGCCGACATCTCCACCGCCGACGTGTGGATGTCCGTGGCGTCCCACCTCGGCGGCGGCCACAGCACCCTCGCCCCGCTGCGCGACGGCATCGTCTGGGACCTGCGGATGCCCCGTACCCTGCTCGCCGCCGTGTGCGGGGCCGGGCTCGCGCTGTGCGGCGCGGTCATGCAGTCCCTGTTGCGCAATCCACTGGCGGATCCGTTCGTGCTCGGTGTCTCCTCCGGGGCCTCCACGGGTGCGGTGGCGGTCGTGGTGCTCGGTGCGGGCGGCGGGGCCGTGTCGCTGTCGGCGGGCGCCTTCGTCGGTGCCCTGCTCTCCTTCGGGCTGGTGATGCTGCTCAGCCACAGCCTCGGCGCGAGCATGGACCGGGTGGTGCTGTCCGGCGTGGCCGCGATGCAACTCTTCTCCGCGCTGACCTCGTTCACGGTGCTGACCTCGGCGGACGCCGAGACCACCAAGGGGGTGCTGTTCTGGCTGCTCGGCTCGCTCTCCGGTGCGGACTGGGGCCAAGTGGTGCTGTGCGCGGGCGCGTTGGCTGCCGTCCTGGTCGTCTGCCTCGGCCATGCCACCACCCTGGACGCGTTCGCCTTCGGTGAGGAGGCGGCGGCCGGGCTCGGCGTGAATGTGGCCCGCGCCCGGCTGATCCTGCTGTGCGCCACGGCGCTGCTCACCGCTGTCCTGGTCAGTTGCGCCGGGGCGATCGGCTTCGTCGGCCTGGTCCTGCCGCATGTCACCCGAGCGCTCACCGGTTCCGGGCATGTACGACTGCTGCCGGTCACCGCGCTGACCGGAGCCGTCTTCCTGGTGTGGGTGGACACCCTCGCCCGTACCGTCGTCGATCCCCAGGAGGTGCCGGTGGGGGTGGTGACGTCACTGATCGGCGTACCCGCGTTCGTAGTTGTGCTGCACAGGGGCCGGAGGAAGACATGA